In Pirellulaceae bacterium, the sequence CGTCGTTGCGAGTCGCGTCGGTGGAAATGCTGAAATTATTGAGGACGGTCGCACCGGGCGATTGGTGCCACCGCAAGATCCGAGAGCCTTGTCGGATGCATGGGGCGACATGATTGATCATCCTACCGAGACATTTCAAATGGGAGTTGCTGCGCGCGAAAGCGTTGTGGATCGATTTTCGCTCATTGCGATGACGCATCGTTTCGAGTTGTTCTATCAGAAATTCGGTCGCTCGCATTCGATCAATAAGCGAGTTCAGGAAGAGACTCTTGTCTAGCCCCAATCTACGCACTGAATTGCGTTCCGCAGGTCAGCATTCGCTAGTCTATTTGTTGGGACCGGCATTGTCCAAGGTGATTGGTTTTCTGCTAATTCCGATCTATACGCGTTTTATCTCGCCCGCCGATTTTGGTGTCATGTCGCTCGTCGATGTCTGCATGTCAATCACGATGATGTTTCTCGCAATGGGTGTAGGCGAGAGCATGGTGAGGTTTTATTACGAAACGAGCGACCAAAAACAGCGGCGACAGCTGGTGGCTACTGTGATTTGTGGCACGGCATTAATCAGCTTGCCCACGATGGTAGTCATCCTTCTGTTGGCGGGTAGCTATTATTCGATGCTGGGGATCAGCGATGAGTACGTGAATTACTTGCGATTAGCTCTCGTCAGCGCTTGGCTCTCGATGCTTGCAGAAATCGGTTTGGCCTACTTGCGTATGCGTTATTTTTCCAGACTGTTTACGACAGTCATAATCTTTCAGGTAGTAATGTCCTTGGCGTTAAATCTCTTGTTTGTCGTTCTTTGGCGGCAAGGCATTTGGGGCATTCTTTATTCCACGTTGATTGTGCAAGCGACCATCGCTGTTTTGCTCACCGTCGTGATTCTGTTTCAATCACGTGCGAAACCAAGCTGGAAGCAACTCAAGCAGCTTTTGAGCTTCGGGTTACCCCTCGTGCCCTCAGTCGTTACCTTGCAACTCAGTAATTATTTAAACCCTCTGTTGATTCGTTGGATGCTTGTTGGCGATCCTGTGATGGTGCTTGCCCAGGTGGGCCTTTTTGCCGCAGGGCAACGGATTGGTGTCGTCGTGAATCGTTTTGTCACGGTCCCATTCAACGCCTTCTGGCGTCCCAGGCGGATGGAGTTGGCCTTGCAAAACACGGGAGAAGTCAAGCGGATTCTCGCGAGGGTGTGTACCTACTCAACACTCGTTGCCGCACAAGTTGCGCTATTGTTAAGTGTGGTGATTGAGGATTTACTTCGATTGGTGATTAACGATCGGTATTGGGATGCATGGCGAGTTGTACCAATCATTGCTGCCGCCTACGTGGTGTTGGGATTGGAACATCATTTTTCCGTGGGAATGTATTACGGTCGGAAAACAATTTGGGCGACGTGGATTGGGATGGTTTCACTCGTCACCATGGTTGCAATCAATCTTGTTTTGTTGCCCCTGATCGGAATTTTGGCCGGGGCGATCGCGACCTTTGTGGGGGGCGCTGTTCGAGTCAGCCTGATCCTGATGGTGAGCCAACGGCTGTATAAGATTCCCTTTGAATTCCGTCGAATCGCGTGTTTGGCGATTTGTTGTGCGATGCTGTTTGGATTAAGTCGACTGGTGGATCTTGAGTCAACAGTCCTGACGCTTGCAGCGCGTGGAGCCTGTGGATGTTTGTTAGTCCCCCTGCTGTTGGTGTCGCGATTCTTTTGGCCCACAGAACTGAATGGGTTTCATGATGTTTTGACTGGCCACCGACTTCGGACCGTAACAAAATGAGTGAATTGTCTCGTTCCTATACCTCATTGCCACAGTGCGAGTTGTCAACGCAGGTCTTGCCCATGGGTGGACTCGCTGATGAAGCGTCGGACGTAGATGCAGAAATCGGTGCTGATGACTTTGCGGTCGTGGAAAATCGACGCTGGTCACGATCGATCGGGCTTTGGCTTGTTTCGATTTACATCGTACTTTTCTTGATTCGACCTTGGGAAATATTGGTTCCTTCACTTGGGGCCTGGCATTTCGAACGCATGTACGCCGTCGTGATGATCAGCGTAGTTTTGATGACCGGTCGTATGCCTCGCTGGAATCTTCAGACGGTGTCAGTCATCGCGTTTGCGTTAGCTGTGACCCTGTCGGCCCTTAATGCGTGGCAGTCCGCTTTGGCGTGGCATTGGCTTTACCAGTATTTGGCGATTGTCTTGGTTTATTTCTTAATGTTGGCCGTCTGTCGTGCCCCCAGAGACTTGTTCTTGCTGATCATGACCTACGTCGGAACGATGTTTGTGTATTTGACGAAATCTCTTTGGGAATTCTACGTTCACGGTCGCCATGAATATGCGCAAAGCGTGACTCGCCTCCTCGGAATTGAAGAAACCTATGGGGAACCGAATTCATTAGCGATGTCTGTTGTGTTGTCGTTGCCATTGTGGCTTTTTCTCTTGCGAAGTCGGAAGCCGCTGACTTGGCAATGGAGTGCCGGTTGGCGTTGGGGCTACGGTGTGGTGATTAGCAGTTATCCGTTTTTGGCAATCGTGACAGTTTGGGAAACCAACAGTCGCGCCGGCATGCTTGGGATCGTTGCCTTTCTGGTGGGTGCTGTGGCTTTTAGCGAGCGTTCCGTGAAACCGATGCGGGCTGTTTTCGTTTGCATGATGGCTGTGGCGATACTTTGGCTGATCACCCCCGCTATTCAAAAGGAAAGGCTGAGCACACTTTGGGATAAGAATGCGGGGCCGGCCAACGCTCATGCGTCGGCCAGTGGACGTTGGGAGGGTTTTCTGGCAGCCATGCAGATGGTTCAAGATCGACCTCTGCTCGGCGTGGGAATTGGGAATTTTCGCGACTATCGGATAATCTACGTGGATGGCATTGGCCTAGTTGCCCACAATTTGCCCGGCCAGATTCTTGGTGAGACCGGCGTGCTGGGTGGAACTGCCTTCTTGGTGATGATCTTGGCCACTCTTCGCATGACGCGTCGACTGCGGTTACTCGCGGCTGAACAGTCGGCGTCGGCCTTTGAGGTTTATGTCCACCTTGCACAGATGTGCTTGTTGGGTTTGGGGTTGAGTATCTTGTTTGGTGTTTCGTTGCACAATGGACTAAGGTTCAATTGGTTGTGGATCGCAGCCTTTAGTGGGTTGGCTCTGCAGTTCTGTGAACAGAGCATTGCCGACTGCGATGATGCGGGTCAGTTGGGACAGACGCTGTGACCTGTTTATCCACATCGAATTTACCACCTGCATTATTTGCTGACTTGCAGCGGTGGTGTGATCGCGAGTTTCAACAGGCTCCGAAACAGACCGATTTGCTTTCCACAGAAAAACGCAACTGTTCGACGATTTATCAACTCAAGGTGACGCTGGCCGATCGCGATGAACACTTGGTCTGCAAACGAATTGTCGACAACGAACAAAATCGACTCTTCCGGCATCGGGGTAACGCGGCCCAAGTCGAATATGACGCGCTCTGCAGAATGCATCGAACATTGTCCTCGAATCGTGCGTTCGGCGTTCCGAAGCCTCGGGCCGTATTCCCTGACTCGAACTCGTTCCTGATGGATTATACGTCGGGAGTAAGTGTCGAGACTGTGTTTCCAGCTCTTCGTTTGACGGCGAGCCGGAATGCGATTGGTCATGCACTCGACGTCTTCCGTAAAAGTGGCGCCTGGTTAAGATGTTTTCAATCGTTGAATCAAGAATTTAGCGATGACAAGAGTGTCTTGGATGCGACGCTGCGCCATTGTGACGATCGGCTGCAGATGATCATTGACGAATGCGATGCGGCCCTGCCGACTGAGTTTCGTTCCCGGACGCTTCGGAAAATCGAGTCTTGGGTAAGGCGAATTGACGGGCCCATTGGCGTCGCCAATTGCCACGGGGATTTTGGCCCATGGAATCTGATGATGGATCAGGATCGCCTCATCGTGTTCGACTTTTTTGCTTTTCGACACGACTGTCAGTTGACGGATTTGTTGGGCATGTTGATATATCTTGAGAGTCAAAGCGACGCACCGTCATTCAGCTCTCGAAGAGTGACGCGATTGCAGGCGGCCTTTCTGCAGGGCTTTTTCCCTGAGACACCGCTGGATCCTAATTTGATTGCGGTTTGTGAAGCACACCAACGCATTCGTCGTATACACGATTGCGTGATGCAACGTCCGGTTAAGTGGAGTGATCAATACCGTCTGAAACGAACATTGCGAAAGAACATTGACTGGCTGTGTGAAGACAGTCCGTCGTTGCTGGATAGATTTGAGATCTTGACCGAAAGCCAGGTGAAATGAATAAGAATCAAACCGTTCGCGTTGGGATTGTTGGTGCGGGACATATTTGTCCGTTCCACATCGAAGCGTTGCAACGTCTGGATGACGTTGAAATTATCGGAATCAGTGATTTTCTAATAAAGCGAGCCGAAACGATCGCCAAGCAATACCATTTGCCCAAGGTGTACGCGCAGCTGAACGAATTGTTGGCGGAGAGCGATGTTGTCCATGTGTTGACGCCACCAGAAACCCATGCCAATTTGACAGTGCAGGCACTGAAAAAAGGTTGCCATGTGTTTGTGGAAAAACCAATGGCGACTTGCGTGAGTGATTGTAATGCGATCATTCGTGCGGCTGAGACACATGGTGGCATCGTCGGGGTCGATCATTCGTTGCTACTCGACCCTTTCACCTTGCAAGCACGTCGAATCGTCGCGAGCGGTCGGATTGGCGTCGTGCACTCGGTGGAATGTATTCGATCTCAAGACTATCCGCTCTATGAAGGGGGGCCATTGCCGGAGATGTATGCGGTGGGTGGTTACCCGTTTCGAGATTTGGGTATCCACGCCCTCTATCAAATCGAAGCATTCCTGGGGCCCATTATCGATGTGAAATGGATGATGGGTCATCAAGGCGATGATCCGACGTTGTGTTTTGATGAGTGGCAGGCGATGGCTCGCTGTCGTCAAGGTTCGGCGCATCTTCGCATCTCTTGGAATTCGCGACCGCTACAAGATCTCATTCTTATCCATGGGGCGAAAGGCACGATCAAGGTGGATCGCTTTGGGCTGTCGGTGACAACAAAGCGCGAGGGGCGACTGCCGGAGCATCCGCAGCGAGCGTTCAATGCCATTGCCGAAGCAGCCAACACTTGCTGCCAAGTTCCCTGGAATCTGGCCAAGATCGTCACCAAAAAGATCCGACGTTATCATGGCCTGCAGTCAATGGTGAGTGATTTTTACAGCCGGCTTCGAGACGGAAAGCCGCCTTTGGTGGGGCCCGAGGATGCAAGACGGATCGGATATTGGTCGGAGATGATTGCGGCTGACGCCGATCAGCAAAAGGAACTCTTGCAAGCGGAATACGCTCGTCCCTTAATTGCGAAGACGCTTGTGACTGGTGCTACAGGATTGATCGGATCTCACTTGCTTGATCGGTTGTTGGAAGCGGGGCAGCCGATTCGAATCCTGACACGCCGACCCCCACCCCAGCATCTTCGGAATCATCCTCTCGTGGAGGTTGTGTTAGGCGACTTGGGTGACCCGATTGCCGTCGACCGAGCTGTTGAGGGTACGGAAATCGTTTTTCACTCGGGCGGCGTTCTGCACGGGGCGGCCGTCGATTTTGTGCGGGGTAATGTGGTGGGTACAGAAAACGTTGTCACCAGCTGCCTCAAGCATCAGGTTCAGCAGTTGGTCTACATGAGTTCACTCAGCGTCTTGCAAGCGATTCGAGAGGATGAAACACCCATTGATGAAAATTGTCCGTTAGAAAAGGCACCGGAAAAACGAGGCCACTACACGCAAACTAAGCTCAACGCCGAAGTGATCGTGACCCGTGCTGTACGTCAATTTGGCTTGCCGGCTGTAATTCTCAGGCCTGGAGAAGTGATTGGTGAAGGCGCTGCCTTAATCTCTTATGGGGTGGGGATTCGAAAAGGATCAAGGCTGATCATGTTCGGTGATGGAAGGCTTGAAGTGCCACTGGTCGATGTCGAAGATCTGGTGGATGCGCTTTTGTTGTCGAAGGATAAAGGTATTACGGATGGAACGATTCTCCACTTGGTGGATTCAGATTCCAAGAGTCAGAATGAGATGGCAAAGCAGTATTGTGAATTGACAGGAGATGCGTTGCAGCCGATTCATGTGCCCCGCTTCATGCTTTACTCCTTGGGCTTTTGTGTGCAAACGTTATTTGGATTGTTTGGGAGGTCTCCGTCGTTGTCGATCTATCGATTGCAATCTGCGTTGGCCACTCGGAAATACAATGTAAGTGCCGCAACGGACGGATTGGGATGGTCGCCAAGACGCGGAATTGATCAAGGGTTGACTGCGACGCTGGAAGCGGCACAGGCGACCGCATCGTCCGTGTCGAACCAGGAGACATTGACCGATGGAAACTGCGTTTACAAAGAGATGGGCGATGATTTAATTCTGGGCGAAACATCGCGGGTTGACCAACCACAAATGCCCAAGTGCAATTGATCTATCGATTGTCGTACCGCTGTTCAATGACTAGAAGAGTATTTACGGAATTTTTCGTTAGATCAAAACAGTGTTGTGAGAACTCCATCATCGTTGCGAAGTGATCTTCGTGGATGACGGAAGTACGGATGCGACTCGAAATGGATCAGCGCAATTGTGTGCTGGGGAAGGGCTTATTAAGGTGGTCCAATTGACCATTGGATTTGGGCAAACGGCTGCGATGCGAGCGGGTGTTGAAATGACGTGCGGTCCGACGATTGTGACGATGGATCGTGAGTTGCAAAAAGGTCCTTATGACATTCCTCGTAGGTGGCGACAACTGGACGAAAGCTACGACCTGGTTGTCGGCGGGAGCCTGTTGTGAGCCCGGTAGTCGTCTTGAAGGTAGGAATTGTTCGACCGGCGGGCGTGTCTTTCAGGTTGAAGGTCAACGTTACCGATGTTGTCAGGATTGTCAGACCTGTTATGGAATCCGACTAACCGCAATCCAGTTCACCGGTTGATCCCCGCTGAGCATCAACAAGATCCGGTTACTGCAGGCCCCATTGTGGCAGTTGGAAAAGCAGTTGGAAAAGCAGTGCAGTGCAGTGCACCACCGCGATCCTTATCAACAATGGGACGGGCGCTGGGGAATGGGTTTACCACGCTGACAGAGTAGGAAAAGGGCATTCAAGGCCGAGCGAACGCGTTGGATCGAAGACCGAAATTCTTTGACCCTGAATCTTAACGGCTCGACCCATCGTGATCGCGGCCAAGCGGTTGACCTGACCCGTCAGTCGCGAATTCGCGTCGCTCGGCCTTGAATGCCTTTTACTGCAACGCTTCCAGTTATAAAAAGAGTCGCACACTGCCTGTTGTCTTGACCCTGGTTTGTCGCTGCGCCGTCGCGGCGTATGTTGATTTTTCCGAAACTTGGGTGTCACTGAGAAACTTCCAACTCAGTACATCTATCTTGTTGTCTGTTTTGGCGGTTAGAAGTCGTATCTTGTAGGACGCAAAATAGAATCTCTTGCTCCGTAGCCAAGACATCCAGATTTCTACAGGGATGCCGTGCGTTTAAATTGGATTGGAAGTTTCTTTGCGTTTTGGATATCGGCAGAGTTTTTGGAAGTGTTGTCCGCACGACTGCCTACGCACCGTCACTTCAATAAGATGCAAACCAACGGCTATCGTAACGTCGGTCGTTCTCTTTGTTGTTCGTCGTTAAGGTGCTGGCAGTTGTTGAAGTGGGCGCCTCGGACGGTATCAATTATCTCGCTGCGCTATCTCTTGGTGTTTAGCTTTCGTTTCTGCTTTGGTTGTGTGCGATGCCTCCTGTTTAGTTGGCAGCGATCTCGATCCAGGGGTGGGGACTACAGGAGGACGCAAGGGGCTACGTGCTTGCAGTGCAGGATTTAATCCGGCGGCCGATGTCACACTCTCGTTG encodes:
- a CDS encoding oligosaccharide flippase family protein, coding for MSSPNLRTELRSAGQHSLVYLLGPALSKVIGFLLIPIYTRFISPADFGVMSLVDVCMSITMMFLAMGVGESMVRFYYETSDQKQRRQLVATVICGTALISLPTMVVILLLAGSYYSMLGISDEYVNYLRLALVSAWLSMLAEIGLAYLRMRYFSRLFTTVIIFQVVMSLALNLLFVVLWRQGIWGILYSTLIVQATIAVLLTVVILFQSRAKPSWKQLKQLLSFGLPLVPSVVTLQLSNYLNPLLIRWMLVGDPVMVLAQVGLFAAGQRIGVVVNRFVTVPFNAFWRPRRMELALQNTGEVKRILARVCTYSTLVAAQVALLLSVVIEDLLRLVINDRYWDAWRVVPIIAAAYVVLGLEHHFSVGMYYGRKTIWATWIGMVSLVTMVAINLVLLPLIGILAGAIATFVGGAVRVSLILMVSQRLYKIPFEFRRIACLAICCAMLFGLSRLVDLESTVLTLAARGACGCLLVPLLLVSRFFWPTELNGFHDVLTGHRLRTVTK
- a CDS encoding glycosyltransferase, producing the protein MIFVDDGSTDATRNGSAQLCAGEGLIKVVQLTIGFGQTAAMRAGVEMTCGPTIVTMDRELQKGPYDIPRRWRQLDESYDLVVGGSLL
- a CDS encoding NAD-dependent epimerase/dehydratase family protein, with translation MNKNQTVRVGIVGAGHICPFHIEALQRLDDVEIIGISDFLIKRAETIAKQYHLPKVYAQLNELLAESDVVHVLTPPETHANLTVQALKKGCHVFVEKPMATCVSDCNAIIRAAETHGGIVGVDHSLLLDPFTLQARRIVASGRIGVVHSVECIRSQDYPLYEGGPLPEMYAVGGYPFRDLGIHALYQIEAFLGPIIDVKWMMGHQGDDPTLCFDEWQAMARCRQGSAHLRISWNSRPLQDLILIHGAKGTIKVDRFGLSVTTKREGRLPEHPQRAFNAIAEAANTCCQVPWNLAKIVTKKIRRYHGLQSMVSDFYSRLRDGKPPLVGPEDARRIGYWSEMIAADADQQKELLQAEYARPLIAKTLVTGATGLIGSHLLDRLLEAGQPIRILTRRPPPQHLRNHPLVEVVLGDLGDPIAVDRAVEGTEIVFHSGGVLHGAAVDFVRGNVVGTENVVTSCLKHQVQQLVYMSSLSVLQAIREDETPIDENCPLEKAPEKRGHYTQTKLNAEVIVTRAVRQFGLPAVILRPGEVIGEGAALISYGVGIRKGSRLIMFGDGRLEVPLVDVEDLVDALLLSKDKGITDGTILHLVDSDSKSQNEMAKQYCELTGDALQPIHVPRFMLYSLGFCVQTLFGLFGRSPSLSIYRLQSALATRKYNVSAATDGLGWSPRRGIDQGLTATLEAAQATASSVSNQETLTDGNCVYKEMGDDLILGETSRVDQPQMPKCN
- a CDS encoding O-antigen ligase family protein; this translates as MSELSRSYTSLPQCELSTQVLPMGGLADEASDVDAEIGADDFAVVENRRWSRSIGLWLVSIYIVLFLIRPWEILVPSLGAWHFERMYAVVMISVVLMTGRMPRWNLQTVSVIAFALAVTLSALNAWQSALAWHWLYQYLAIVLVYFLMLAVCRAPRDLFLLIMTYVGTMFVYLTKSLWEFYVHGRHEYAQSVTRLLGIEETYGEPNSLAMSVVLSLPLWLFLLRSRKPLTWQWSAGWRWGYGVVISSYPFLAIVTVWETNSRAGMLGIVAFLVGAVAFSERSVKPMRAVFVCMMAVAILWLITPAIQKERLSTLWDKNAGPANAHASASGRWEGFLAAMQMVQDRPLLGVGIGNFRDYRIIYVDGIGLVAHNLPGQILGETGVLGGTAFLVMILATLRMTRRLRLLAAEQSASAFEVYVHLAQMCLLGLGLSILFGVSLHNGLRFNWLWIAAFSGLALQFCEQSIADCDDAGQLGQTL